The genome window CTCGATGTGATGGCGCAGGATGCCAAACGCATGCGCGGCGAGCGCCCCTTCGTGTTCACCAACTTGCGCAGCGGCGACGGCGTGCAGGTGGTCATCGATTTTATCCGCGAGCAAGGTTTGCTCGATCAACCAGGCAAGGAGCTGCAATGACTGCAAGACTGATGACAAAAACGGCCGCCGTGGCCGCGCTGTACCTGCTGGCCTTGCCGGCGATGGCCCACCCCGGTCATGGCGAAAGCGTGGGTTTTCTGGCCGGTTTCGCCCATCCGTTCACGGGCATCGACCACTTGCTGGCCATGCTGGGCGTGGGTATCTGGGGCGGCCAGCAGCGCCGCGGCCTGGGCCAGCCCGTCACTTTTCTCGGCATGATGCTGCTCGGTGCGCTGGCCGGCATGGTCGGATTGACGGTGCCCGGGCTGGAAACGGGCATTGCCGCCACGGTGGCGCTGGTGGGGCTGGCCATCGCGCTGGCGCTGGCCTTGCCGAACTGGCTCGGCATGCTGCTCGTGGGCATGTTTGCGCTGGCGCATGGCAATGCGCATGGCCAGGAATTGCCGGCTGCCTCGGCCGCGTGCGGCTTCCTGCTGGCTTCGGCCATGCTGCTGTGTGCGGGACGTTTCGCCGGCCAGGTGCTGGCCGGGCGCGTGCTGCGCGTGGCCGGCGTGGCCTTGACGGCCGCCGGCGTGGTGCTGCTGGGAGTGAACTAAGCGCCGGGGCGCTTCTCGGACAGCACGATGGGCGCCGCCTTTTCCGGATGCAAGCCCTGGTGGCCCGCATACACGGCGGCGATGGCGGCCATGTCGGCATCCTTGTCGCCCGTCAAGTATAAATGGTCGACGACGCCCAGCACCTTGTTCGGGTAGTCGATATACACCAGCAGCAGCGGCACCTTGGCGGCCAGGGCCAGGTGATAAAAGCCGCTTTTCCAGTTCGGACGGTAGCTGCGCGTCGCTTCCGGCGTGATGGCCAGCCAGTACCAGTCGGCGGCCAGCATGCGCACGGCCTGACGTTGAATCGTGCCGCTGGTGGTGCTGCGGTCGACGGGTTCGCCGCCCAGGTAGCGCAGCACCTTGCCCATCGGGCCGCGGAACAGGGAATCCTTGGCCAGCCAGCGGAACGGCAGCGACAGCGCCCATTTGCCGAACAGGCCCACCATGAAATCCCAGTTCGACGTGTGCGGGTAGACGACGACGATGCCGCGCGGCCCCGGCAGGGGACGGAAGCGCAGGCGCCAGCCAAATAGCTGCAGCACGCGCAACGCGCAGCGCTGGTGCCAGGTCGGCAAGTCGTCCGCTTGTACAAATAAATCGTCCATTGATACCCTTCAGTGACACTGTTCTTGATCGGATGGCGCTGCTGGCCATTTTCCTTGAAACAAAAATTCTGCGCAGGCATTCTATACGGGGCTGGCGATGGCGACAAGCAGCCGAGGCCGCTATTCATGCGGCGTCGGGGCTGTTTGTACTGCCATTTTAACCATGCTTGCTTCCAGTGCCGGGCACTAAATGCACACAATGTGGTCAAACCTTGATGCAGCATTGATCCACCCGACAGGGAGCCATGGCATGAAAAACAGTATCGAGGAACTAGCTGGGGAGAATGTCCGAACGGACAAAGTGATGGCCGAGCTCGTCGAGCGGGGCGTGGCGTTTCATCACGCCCTCGGTCGGACGGTGGCGACAGCCTACTTGCGTGAGCACGCGGTGCCGGCCGAGGTGATACGCCGCGTGTTCAGCAGCGTGCAGGCGCGCCGTCCGGCCCGGCCGGCACGGCGCCGATGGCGCTGAGGGACAGGCGGCAGCGACGAAGTGCCGTTGCTGTCGCCCGGAGTGCTGTTGTTTAAGCCAGTGCCGCCAGTGCCGGGTAGTCCGTGTAGCCGGTCGCGTCGGGTGCGTACAGCGTGTCTGGGTTCAGGGGATTCAAGGGCGCGTCACTGTGCAGGCGGATGGGCAGGTCGGGGTTGGCGATGAACCACAGGCCAAAGGCCACGGCATCGGCTTCGCCCTTGGCCAGCAGGGCTTCGGCTGCCGCCTTGTCCATTTTCTCGTTGGCAATGTACACGCCGCCAAATGCCTGCTTCAGGTACGGACCCAGGCGGTCTTCACCGAGCGCTTCGCGCGCGCAGATGAAGGCGATGCCCCGTTTGCCCAGCTCGCGTGCCACGTAGCCGAAGGTGGCGCGCGGGTCGGAGTCGCCCATGTCGTGCGCG of Janthinobacterium sp. PAMC25594 contains these proteins:
- a CDS encoding HupE/UreJ family protein — protein: MTARLMTKTAAVAALYLLALPAMAHPGHGESVGFLAGFAHPFTGIDHLLAMLGVGIWGGQQRRGLGQPVTFLGMMLLGALAGMVGLTVPGLETGIAATVALVGLAIALALALPNWLGMLLVGMFALAHGNAHGQELPAASAACGFLLASAMLLCAGRFAGQVLAGRVLRVAGVALTAAGVVLLGVN
- a CDS encoding 1-acyl-sn-glycerol-3-phosphate acyltransferase translates to MDDLFVQADDLPTWHQRCALRVLQLFGWRLRFRPLPGPRGIVVVYPHTSNWDFMVGLFGKWALSLPFRWLAKDSLFRGPMGKVLRYLGGEPVDRSTTSGTIQRQAVRMLAADWYWLAITPEATRSYRPNWKSGFYHLALAAKVPLLLVYIDYPNKVLGVVDHLYLTGDKDADMAAIAAVYAGHQGLHPEKAAPIVLSEKRPGA